A stretch of the Actinomycetota bacterium genome encodes the following:
- a CDS encoding winged helix-turn-helix transcriptional regulator, which produces HKLNNQPTIIELGDIKIDPAKHSVAVDGNEISLRLKEFQLLHVLASKPGVLFTRHDLAARVWGHEFYSSSRTIDVHIRRIRNKIEEHSRFSFIQTVHGLGYKFQAEEKIPCE; this is translated from the coding sequence CATAAGCTCAATAACCAGCCGACCATAATCGAACTGGGAGACATCAAAATCGACCCGGCCAAACACTCGGTCGCCGTCGACGGCAACGAGATCTCGCTTCGCCTTAAAGAGTTCCAACTACTTCACGTGCTCGCCTCAAAGCCCGGTGTCCTGTTCACACGTCACGATTTGGCGGCGCGCGTGTGGGGCCATGAGTTTTACTCGTCGAGCCGCACCATCGACGTGCACATAAGGCGCATCCGCAACAAAATCGAAGAGCACTCGCGCTTTTCCTTTATACAGACCGTACACGGCCTCGGTTATAAGTTCCAAGCCGAGGAGAAAATTCCATGCGAATAG